Proteins encoded together in one Streptomyces sp. NBC_01216 window:
- a CDS encoding ferritin-like domain-containing protein: MITARSLFQEIIDDDESFRLFCSIAASGEAQGGWENARIAALVAPGMRDLTPKITRHGADEDKHGRIFNALMRKRGLEPVPVPPETDYTMLLEQRGIGLAHEKLRRDEPLSEADVVVYLAHSRVTEQRAADQMDMLVTSFGDHPELGKAIHLICNDEENHLAYCHEELLRLARAGHGRLIQRTLRESALTEIGVYRDVSLAVMSHMGRLLRWPRPKSAALAAGIRAMYAWERVAGWHRMVDLRIPERRNALGGPATPAPAF; the protein is encoded by the coding sequence ATGATCACGGCCAGGAGCCTTTTCCAGGAGATCATCGACGACGACGAGTCCTTCCGGCTGTTCTGCTCCATCGCCGCAAGCGGCGAGGCGCAGGGAGGCTGGGAGAACGCCAGGATCGCCGCGCTCGTCGCCCCGGGCATGCGGGACCTGACCCCCAAGATCACCCGGCACGGCGCCGACGAGGACAAGCACGGGCGGATCTTCAACGCCCTGATGCGCAAGCGCGGCCTGGAACCCGTACCGGTCCCCCCGGAGACCGACTACACCATGCTCCTGGAGCAGCGCGGGATCGGCCTCGCCCACGAGAAGCTGCGCCGGGACGAGCCACTGAGCGAGGCCGACGTGGTGGTCTACCTCGCCCACAGCAGGGTGACGGAACAGCGGGCGGCCGACCAGATGGACATGCTGGTCACCTCCTTCGGCGACCATCCCGAACTGGGCAAGGCCATCCACCTGATCTGCAACGACGAGGAGAACCACCTCGCCTACTGCCACGAGGAACTACTGCGCCTCGCGCGCGCCGGACACGGGCGGCTCATCCAGCGGACCCTGCGCGAGTCCGCGCTCACCGAGATCGGGGTCTACCGCGACGTCAGCCTGGCCGTGATGAGCCACATGGGCCGCCTCCTGAGGTGGCCGCGGCCCAAGTCGGCCGCGCTCGCCGCCGGCATCCGCGCGATGTACGCGTGGGAGCGGGTCGCCGGCTGGCACCGGATGGTCGACCTGAGGATTCCCGAGCGGCGCAACGCGCTGGGCGGCCCCGCGA